In Sulfitobacter guttiformis, the genomic stretch ACGTTAGCGCGCGCCAATCATCGGAGAGCCATCCGGCCTCAGCAGCTTGCTGATTGGCGTCATTATTTGAATATAGTTTCGCCGCTTCTGCATATGCACCAGTCATCTGTTTTGCCTGTGCCAAGATAAGTTCCGCCTCTACTCCCTCGATCCCGATCAGAGCTGCCTGGGCCTGAAAGGGCTGGTTTAATAAAATTGCCACCCTTGCAGCAAGAATTTGCCTGTCTTTAGTGCGTGGGTCGTCTGGCACGGTAGAAAGGATTTCCTGAGCCAATGATGCAAAACCAAGATCTGCCAATCTATCTATGATTGAAAACTTTGTGCTATTTTGCAGGCTCCTGGTTAAATGCATTTCATGCGCGAATATAGCTTCTAAGAACTCGACATCTTCGCTGGTTTTGGTAAGTTGTTCTAATATTTCTTGATGAAGTTCAATGACACTCTCTGGAGAGAGAGATCCAATATGTGAATGAAGGTAATCAAAAGCCTCATCAAAGTGATTAGATTGGCTTAAGGCGATAATGTGAATTTTATGCATTTTATTACCAATCTCTGTGCCGCGGAGTTCTTGTGCATATGCTTCAACAAGCTGTGTGGTTTTTTTTGAAAGAGGTTCTCTTCGTGCAAGCTTTCCTTCGACTAGTTTTATGAGTGCGTAAGGAGATTGCTCGTTATTATGCCCAACTATTTCCCCTAATATATTCTCTGATGAATGACCTGTTTCATTGGCAATATCTGCCTGTGCTAAAAGAGAATTTGATCCCAAAGACTCAGGAAGTCGTTCAACAGTGCGCAGCGCAGCAGCAGCATTTGACGAATCGCCGTATGCCAATAATCTGCTGCTGACAGCTGGAGCTAAAACCTGCCGCAAATGGTTTGGAAGTTTGTTTAATGCTTCTAGGATTGCGTTAGTGTTAACAAGAGCTTCAGGCAGAATTTTATCAAAGCTCAAAATCGCCCAAAGTGCTGCATTTGACGGGCAATCTGTAAAATGCTTGAAAACTCCGGAACGGTTTGCCGTTTGACCGTCCATGATACTTGCAATTTCTACCAGTTCGGGATGTTTATCCATTAAAGAAGTGTCGAGTTTGAGGGTGTTTACAGCTTCTGCGCCAAAGCCGAAATATAGGTAATTTTGAGCCAGAGCTTTTATCGCTTCGCGATTTAATCCGTCTCGTGCATCAACTAGTATATTTCGTGCTTGACCAATCTGTGCAGAGAAATTTCTTTCATCTCCCCAAGTGCCGATTTCCGATAAGCTATCTTTAGGGCAGGTCGCTCCACCAGAAAAGCTTGTTGGATCTATCTCTAGTCGTTCCAGTCGGTCCATACTATCTGTAATTTTTATGTTCCTAAAATAGTTTAACTTGTTTTCAACTGCAGAATTTTCTTTAGCTTCCTTTTCTACATATTTTTCAATAATATCTGAAGAATGTCCAATTTTTGCTGAGTAATTACTCTTAAGCAGACCAGCGCTTGCTGCATTTGCTATTTCTCGAGTAAGACTATCCTGGATTTCTCGGAGCAGACTGGTACTTCTATCTTTCGAAAAATATGTGTCCGTCATGGAGGCTATAACAGGATTATTTGGAGAACGCTGAATCCCTTGACTAGAGGTTCTGGCCATCCAGGGTAGAACTGCGTCTGCCGCTGCAAGATTAGTGGTATTTTTTTTTGATTCCGCGTTCATGTTTTCAGCATCTAGAAGTTGAGTTGTGAAGACAGATCCGGGATCACCGACATCAATGACAAGTAAGGGGCCGCTGCGAAATGCTTTTGCGCTGCAATCACAGTTAAGAGTTAGCAGCAACGAGTCTCCTGTAATATCGATGCTGGAGATCCGATTAGCCTGCATTCTTGCAAAAACCCCACTGATATCAAATCCCCCCGAAAACCCGATAAGAGAGATCTTCACTCCTTCAGCAGTTGTTTGTGCATTCCACGATTGCAAAACGGGGATGGGTATTGTGATGCGGCTGAAAGTTGGATGATCACCTGAGCGCACGACCAGTTGTTGCGCTTGTGCAGCTTCTATCCCCATCACGAGCATAACCAAAAAGAATACAATTTTTTTCATGCGGCAGACTGCTTGAGAGCTTTGAGTGCGTCTTCCAGTTCACTGTAACTTGGCCGACAGTGTGATGGTGTATTTTGGCGTCCCACTTCAATGCAAATATTGGTAGCGTGGTTATTTAGGTTGGCGACCAGAACCTCGCGAATTAACTGGTAGAAATTTGCTTCATCTTTTGTTACGTCGCTTACTTTTGCCGCGAACGGACCAACGAAACCGTACGCGAGAAAAACACCTAGGAACGTCCCAACCAAAGCGCCGCCAATCAGTTTACCCAGAACCTCCGGGGGTTGATCGATAGACCCCATCGTTTTGATGATGCCCAAAACAGCCGCAACGATCCCTAATGCCGGAAGGCCGTCAGCGATAACCTGTAAGGCGTGGCTTGAGTGCATAGCATGTTCACGGTTTGCATCGATTCTCTTCTCAAGAACCTCTTCCACTTGGTGGGGGTCATCGTAGTTCATGGATGCAGAGCGCATTGTGTCGCAGATGAGCGCGATGGCTTCCTTGTCTTTTAAAATGCGTGGGTATTTTGTAAATATTGATGACTCCTCTGGCCCCTCAATATGTTCCTCAACAGCAACAGGGTTTTGGCGGGCAAGGCGGATCAGCTCGAACAGAAGGCACAGCAGATCGGTGTAATCCTGATGCTTCCATTTGGGTCCTTTGAATACCTTGCCCATATCTTTCATTGTATGTTTGATGGCAGGTCCGTCATTACTAATTAGAAAGGCACCAAGGGCAGCCCCGCAAATCATAATTGCCTCAAAAGGAAGCGCTTTCAAAATTATGCCCATCTTGCCGCCCGCAAGGAGATATCCTCCAAAAACCATCACTAAAATCGTGATAATACCGATAATGCCGATCATATATCGCCCCAATTAACCGTTTGAATTTTTTTCTGCATTTACTTAACTGATCCCAGCGGAGGTTCAGGTTTTTGGCGAGTTGGCGTTTCGGCCAGCCAAAATAACGCTGATCGAGTATGCAATCGGTGGCGAAAGGCCCGCCATCACCGATGCTGCGACATCCGGCCTCATACGCGCAATGAATCCAGCGGCAAAATTAGGTTCCATTTCTTCGAAAAGTGCAGCGGCATCTTTTGGTTTCATGCTTTCATAAACAGATGTAAGTCTCAGTAGATCCTTTTCAGAAGCTTCGTCAGCCAGGGACAAGGTCGCTCGGAGGCTCTGTTCGGTATCGCTCAGGGACTTAAGCCGCTTTTCTATTTCTGAATCCGCAATCGAAAGTGCGCGGAGACGTAACTCGAGTTTCTTTTCTCGTTCGGATAATTGCGCTTCTCGTTCGGCAAGCGCTGTAATCAAAGCGGACACTTCGGTCCGGTTGCTGCTGCTGAGTGTGGATGCAGCACCTAAGTCAGTCTCCACTGAATTTTCACTACTGTTCTCGGAGTGGTTTTTCACTATTGTCGGTGTTTGCGTCGTAGGTAATTGCCCAGACTGAGCAAGTGCTGCGCTACTGCTTATCATAAGCCTTATCGACGCGGAGCCGAGTAACAACGCTGAGATCACAAATACTGAGCCGCGCCCCGAGCGGGACATGAATTTTGGAAGTCGCAAGGCCATTATTCAACTCCTGCTGAATTGGTGGAGTGGGTCCGCCGGGCAAACATCGGTGTCGTCGGATTAGCCTGTGCGGGAGGAGGGGGCGGAGCGGATGGTGTTGGCACAGCTTTATGCTGCTGGTCAGTTTGCGCTACAGAAGTGACAGGAATGTCATGCAAAGATGCCATCTGGAGCTCTAGCCGACGAGAAATATCTTCTGCCCGCATAGATAGCTCAGTCAGTGTTTGAGCGGAATTTGCTGCCGTTTGTTTCGCAACTGTCAAAGTGCGGGTCAAATCGTCAACTTGCGCCGAGAGGACAGCGACGGCCCCCCCAGCTCCTTTTTCTAGATCATTGAAACGGTTCAATCGGCGACCCAGAACAAAGCAGTAAACGCCTGCGCCAATGGCTCCAAATGTCAGTAAAATGTCTGCGATAAGGTCCATCACATGCTCCTTTAAGCCAGTATGAATTCCATAATGAGCAGATCGTTAACGTGATCCTGCCCGGTAACGACCTGGATGCGGCGCAACATTTGTGCGCGTAGCCGTGTAAGTGCTGTCTGATCTTCTAGGTCTGCCACTTCGAGCGCGCGCAGATAGCTGTTTAAAACGTCGACGACTCTTGGAAGTACTTTTGTCACATCTTCCTGATGGCTCTTGGGTACTTCGAGCTGCGCGCGGAACCTGAGCAATCGCTGCCCGCCCTGCGCTTTGACGGGAATAGTTAGCGGATCAATTGCGACAAATACGATATCAGCATAAGGATCTTTGAGGGCATCAGCCTTACCTTCCGCATGATCGGCCTTTTTACTTCCTCCGAGAATCATCCCGGACTGGACCGCAAAAAAGCCACCACCGCCACCAGCCAACGCGAGCACAAGCCCAAGTATCAAGGGCATCTTTGACTTCTTGGGGGCATCTTCTGGTTGTTGTGCTTGCTCGTCAGCCATGGTGTTTGGATCCTTTGTTGCTCCACCTGGTATAGACGCAATTGCACTAACGGGTTGTTAAGCCCGATCAGTCATTTGTGTTGTCGAAGCCGGACAGAACGTGCGGTGTGACGGAGGCAAATGTGCAGCAATACCTGAATGTTTGGACACAGCTTGGAATCAAGCGCCAACTCGTTGTCATCGCGGCCACGGGCGCGATGTTTTTTGCAATATTGGCAATGGCACGGATGACGACTGCGCCCAGTATGACGCTTTTATATGCTGGCCTTGAGAGCAGTGCAGCAGGCGATGTTGTACGGTCATTGGAGCAACGCGGCGTCGCCTTTGATGTGCGCGGCGGCTCGATCTTTGTGGATAGTAAGCAGCGCGATCAGCTTCGGCTGACTTTGGCGAGCGAGGGTTTGCCCGCAAATGGAAACCGCGGGTACGAGTTGCTGGACCAACTCACAGGATTTGGCACTACCAGTCAAATGTTCGATGCCGCCTATTGGCGCGCAAAAGAGGGGGAATTGGCTCGCACTATCGTTGCTAACCCGGCAATTGCGATGGCTCGCGTTCATATCGCCAGTACTGGCTCGAATCCCTTTCAACGGGGTGTGACGCCAAAAGCCTCTGTGTCGCTTACGCCAAACGGTGGTGGAATTTCTCCGGCGCAGGCTAAGGCAGTACGGTTTTTGGTTGCCTCTGCTGTCGCTGGCTTATCGCCGGACGATGTTGCCGTCATTGACGCCAATGGTGCACTTATTGGCGCGACCGAGGAGTCAGCTCCAACTGTCGGCGGCGACGATAAGGCACAGTTGCTCAGAGAGCGCGTACAGCGTTTGCTGGAGGCACGGGTCGGGTTTGGAAATGCCGTTGTCGAAGTGAGCGTGGATACGGTGACGGAAAGCGAATCAATTCGCGAGCTCAGTTTTGATCCTGAGGGAAGGGTCGCGATCAGCAGTGATACAGAAGAGCGAACGAATACGGCTGAAGGCACCGGAGGTGGTGATGTCACGGTTGCAAGTAATCTGCCAGATCAAGACGGTGCCGGTGGCGGCGACAAGTCTACCTCTCAGAATAATGAAACGCGTGAACGAATCAATTATGAGGTCTCCGAGACAGAACGCGAAGTTATTCGTACGCCGGGCGCAATCAAACGCCTCTCTGTTGCAGTCTTGGTGAATGAAACAACAGTGTTGAATGACGTTGGAGAGCCGGTCGCCCAATCCAGAAACGCGGAAGAAATGGAAGCACTTCGCGAGCTCGTCTCGTCTGCTGTTGGCTTTGATGCCGAGCGTGGTGACATTATTACACTTAAATCAATGGCGCTCCAGAGTGTTGCGCCTTCCGGGACCGCAGCCAGTACATCTTTAATGGACCAGTTCGATCTCGATCTGCTGTCCGCGATCCAGATGATTATCTTGGCTGTGGTAACGTTGATCCTTGGATTGTTTGTAATCCGGCCGGTGCTCAGCCGCCCGCAAGCTGCCGATGTTGCAGCGTTGGACGCGCCTGCTGACGTGCCAGGAGACGCCGACGATTTTTCAGGAAATTTCCCGACAATGTTTGACGCGGAGGACATGGGCAATATGCCTATGCGCGGCAGTATGGAAGCATATGAGCCGGAAAATTCGGAGTTTATCGGTGGCGCCCAATTTCAGGATCCCGTTGAGCGGCTACGCGGGATGATCGGTGAGCGTCAGGAAGAAACGGTCGAAATTTTGCGTGGATGGCTAGAGGATAAGGAGGAGAAAGTATGACATCTATTTCCCATCGCTACGCCGATTTGAGTTCGCTCGATCCCGATGGCGAACCACCAGATGCGGAAACATTGGAGCGCGTCGAAGACCAAAAACTTCAATCTTTCGAGGAGGGTTATCAGGCAGGCTGGACAGATGCCGAAAGTAACTTTGAGACCGAGAAAAAGAATGTAACGAATGAGATATTGGATACCCTGCGTGATCTGTCGTTTACCTATCAAGATGCGCTGTCAC encodes the following:
- the motA gene encoding flagellar motor stator protein MotA gives rise to the protein MIGIIGIITILVMVFGGYLLAGGKMGIILKALPFEAIMICGAALGAFLISNDGPAIKHTMKDMGKVFKGPKWKHQDYTDLLCLLFELIRLARQNPVAVEEHIEGPEESSIFTKYPRILKDKEAIALICDTMRSASMNYDDPHQVEEVLEKRIDANREHAMHSSHALQVIADGLPALGIVAAVLGIIKTMGSIDQPPEVLGKLIGGALVGTFLGVFLAYGFVGPFAAKVSDVTKDEANFYQLIREVLVANLNNHATNICIEVGRQNTPSHCRPSYSELEDALKALKQSAA
- a CDS encoding MotE family protein codes for the protein MALRLPKFMSRSGRGSVFVISALLLGSASIRLMISSSAALAQSGQLPTTQTPTIVKNHSENSSENSVETDLGAASTLSSSNRTEVSALITALAEREAQLSEREKKLELRLRALSIADSEIEKRLKSLSDTEQSLRATLSLADEASEKDLLRLTSVYESMKPKDAAALFEEMEPNFAAGFIARMRPDVAASVMAGLSPPIAYSISVILAGRNANSPKT
- a CDS encoding flagellar basal body-associated FliL family protein, which gives rise to MADEQAQQPEDAPKKSKMPLILGLVLALAGGGGGFFAVQSGMILGGSKKADHAEGKADALKDPYADIVFVAIDPLTIPVKAQGGQRLLRFRAQLEVPKSHQEDVTKVLPRVVDVLNSYLRALEVADLEDQTALTRLRAQMLRRIQVVTGQDHVNDLLIMEFILA
- the fliF gene encoding flagellar basal-body MS-ring/collar protein FliF, coding for MQQYLNVWTQLGIKRQLVVIAATGAMFFAILAMARMTTAPSMTLLYAGLESSAAGDVVRSLEQRGVAFDVRGGSIFVDSKQRDQLRLTLASEGLPANGNRGYELLDQLTGFGTTSQMFDAAYWRAKEGELARTIVANPAIAMARVHIASTGSNPFQRGVTPKASVSLTPNGGGISPAQAKAVRFLVASAVAGLSPDDVAVIDANGALIGATEESAPTVGGDDKAQLLRERVQRLLEARVGFGNAVVEVSVDTVTESESIRELSFDPEGRVAISSDTEERTNTAEGTGGGDVTVASNLPDQDGAGGGDKSTSQNNETRERINYEVSETEREVIRTPGAIKRLSVAVLVNETTVLNDVGEPVAQSRNAEEMEALRELVSSAVGFDAERGDIITLKSMALQSVAPSGTAASTSLMDQFDLDLLSAIQMIILAVVTLILGLFVIRPVLSRPQAADVAALDAPADVPGDADDFSGNFPTMFDAEDMGNMPMRGSMEAYEPENSEFIGGAQFQDPVERLRGMIGERQEETVEILRGWLEDKEEKV